The Thermodesulfobacteriota bacterium genome includes the window CGGGTGTTGCAGGAGCAGGGCGGCAACCGCACGCGGGCCGCGGAGGTCCTGGGTGTGAATCGGACGACCTTGTGGCGCTGGCTCAAGGCGCCGGAAAGGGATCCCGAAATCCCGTTGCATGGCGTTGCGTCAAGCCGCGGCGAGCAACAGTCACCGCAACACGTGGCGTTCCCGGCAACGCGGGAGAAGTAGGCCTCGTTCTTCTCGGTGCTGTTGCCTTTGCATCATTCTCCGGATTCTCAGCCGCCGTCGAAACCCCTCGGAACCTCTCGAAATCACTGCCGTCACGTGTCGGAGCGGGGGCTTGGCACGGGCATTGCTTTGTACCGAGTTCAGGAACGGCGCCGAGACGTGGCGCCGGCAAGGCATCCGAGGAAGGGAGGCGCACCATGCCAGGATTGGACGGGACCGGGCCGAGGGGAAGAGGTCGTGAGGGAAGGAGAGGTCGAGGCCTGGGGGCGGGGGCGGGACTGGGGCTGTGCTTTGTCGGGCGCGGCCGTTTGGCCGGGGGGCGAGGGCTCGGTCCCTGTGGCCGGGCGGAGTCCGGCGATCGGGAAGCCCTGGCGGTGGAGGCGGAGGCACTGCGCCGGAAGCTTCAGGAGGTGGAGGCCCGGCTGGGTGAGCTCTCGGGGGCGGCGCCGGAGTAGTCGCCGGTGACCGGAAGCGGCAGCCCGCAGGCCGCGAGAGCCGCAGCGGCCGTCCGACAGCGGACCGCGACCGAAGCGGGACCCTGCGCCGTGGCCGTCCCCGTCTACGGCACCCGGGTGCTCCCCCGGTTCGGGATGGCCCGGACCTTCTGGCTGGCCGAAAGCGAGGGCGGCCACGGGGTGCGGGCGTTGGGGTTGCGGGAGTGGGACCCCACCTTGGAGCCGCGGCTGCCCCTCTGGCTCGTGCGCCAGGGGGTGGGGGGAGTTCTCTGCGGGGGCATCCACCCTCGATTTCAGGCGGACCTGGAGGCCGCGGGCCTGTGGGTGATCGCAGGCCAGCGGGGCGAGGTTGGCGAGGTGGCCGCCCGTTGGGCCCGGGGAGAAATGAAGCCGCCGGGCACTGCGGCCTGTCCCTCCCGCTCCCCCCCGTGCGGCTGGGGCATGCACATACACCGAAGGCGAGGAGAAACCCCATGAAGATCGCAGTGACCGCGAGGGGATCGGGCCCCGACAGCCCGGTGGACGAGCGCTTCGGGCGGGCGTATTGGATTCTCGTCTACAACGAGGCGGACGGCTCCTGGGAAGCCCTGGACAACGCGGAAGCGAGAAACGCCGTGCAGGGTGCCGGGGTCAAGGCAGCCCAGGCCGTGGCCGGGCGGGGAGCCGGCGCCGTGCTGACCGGCGTGACCGGACCCAAGGCGTACCGGGCCCTGGACGCCGCAGGAATTGCCGTCTACCACGGCGCCGCGGGAACGGCGGCGGCGGCCCTGGAGCAGTGGCGCGAGGGCCGCCTGACGCGGGCCGGGGTGCAGGACGCGTCGGGCAGGCCCTGAACTGCGTGATTCGGAGTTTTGCGCGGGGTCGTTCCCGCGCTGCAGCCCCTATCGACCCAAGAGGAGCACGAAGATGCAAAGCGACACCGTCATCGCCATTCCCTCCATGGCCCCCGGCGGGCTCGAGGCCCCCCGGTCCGGCCACTTCGGACGCTGCGA containing:
- a CDS encoding NifB/NifX family molybdenum-iron cluster-binding protein; amino-acid sequence: MAVPVYGTRVLPRFGMARTFWLAESEGGHGVRALGLREWDPTLEPRLPLWLVRQGVGGVLCGGIHPRFQADLEAAGLWVIAGQRGEVGEVAARWARGEMKPPGTAACPSRSPPCGWGMHIHRRRGETP
- a CDS encoding NifB/NifX family molybdenum-iron cluster-binding protein is translated as MKIAVTARGSGPDSPVDERFGRAYWILVYNEADGSWEALDNAEARNAVQGAGVKAAQAVAGRGAGAVLTGVTGPKAYRALDAAGIAVYHGAAGTAAAALEQWREGRLTRAGVQDASGRP